The Streptomyces sp. RKAG293 genome includes a region encoding these proteins:
- the egtC gene encoding ergothioneine biosynthesis protein EgtC — MCRHLAYLGPPIALRTVLTEPAHSLYRQSWAPREQRHGTVNADGFGVGWYADRDPVPARYRREGPIWADAAFPDLARVISTGALLAAVRSATEGGAAGENAAAPFAADRWLFSHNGALTGWPATLEPAAARLSAAELLSLDARCDSAFVWALALHRLRAGEPPGDALAGTIADLAPHDRGRLNLLLTDGAVIAATTWGDTLYYRHEPGRSVLVVSEPHDDGDTWVRVPDRTLLVATPDEIQLTTLKEPNR; from the coding sequence ATGTGCCGGCATCTGGCCTACCTCGGGCCGCCCATCGCGCTGCGCACCGTGCTCACCGAGCCGGCACACAGCCTGTACCGGCAGTCCTGGGCGCCCCGCGAGCAGCGCCACGGAACGGTCAACGCCGACGGTTTCGGCGTCGGCTGGTACGCGGACCGCGATCCGGTGCCCGCCCGCTACCGCCGCGAAGGACCGATCTGGGCCGACGCCGCCTTCCCCGACCTGGCCCGCGTCATCAGCACCGGTGCGCTGCTGGCCGCCGTCCGCTCCGCGACGGAGGGCGGTGCGGCGGGCGAGAACGCCGCGGCGCCGTTCGCCGCCGACCGCTGGCTCTTCAGCCACAACGGGGCGCTCACCGGCTGGCCCGCGACCCTGGAGCCCGCCGCCGCGCGGCTGTCCGCCGCGGAACTGCTCTCCCTGGACGCGCGCTGCGACTCCGCCTTCGTCTGGGCGCTGGCCCTGCACCGGCTGCGGGCCGGGGAGCCGCCGGGCGACGCGCTCGCCGGCACCATCGCCGACCTCGCCCCGCACGACCGGGGGCGCCTCAACCTCCTTCTCACCGACGGTGCCGTCATCGCCGCCACCACCTGGGGCGACACCCTCTACTACCGCCACGAGCCGGGCCGTTCGGTCCTCGTCGTCTCGGAACCCCACGACGACGGGGACACCTGGGTCAGGGTCCCCGACCGGACCCTGCTCGTCGCCACCCCCGACGAGATCCAGCTCACGACGCTCAAGGAGCCGAACCGTTGA
- the egtA gene encoding ergothioneine biosynthesis glutamate--cysteine ligase EgtA, with protein MAGTARRPARRQPGSAGPVTEAEAELFIHGICFKTGPPTRVGTELEWFLHDTNDPALHIDPGRLADAVSGLEQLPLNAGLTREPGGQIELSSRPADSLAQCVEETSADLAAVRGHLKARGLVAAGHGHDPYRTPRRILDLPRYVAMEEYFDRAGPAGRSMMCSTASVQVCVDAGTDSPGPHGIRSRWRLAHLLGPVLVAAFANSPLRQGVPSGWRSTRQAVWSLMDTARTLAPPLDREPRAAWARYALDAPVMCIRQQDGLPWTAPTELTFRDWIGNGGPDGSAPTLDDLRYHLTTLFPPVRPQGHLELRMIDAQSGEDGWIVPLAVVTALFDDPVAHQAALQALLPLGVGGPPAPRNPLWVRAARRGLTDPALRRAADACFRAALEALPRIGAPAHVQATVTEFAERYIARGRCPADDLIDQVRSASGRPPARTGTPTKEDRA; from the coding sequence ATGGCAGGCACCGCCAGGCGACCGGCCCGGCGGCAGCCCGGTTCCGCGGGACCGGTCACCGAGGCAGAGGCAGAGCTGTTCATCCACGGCATCTGTTTCAAGACCGGCCCACCGACCAGGGTCGGTACCGAGCTCGAATGGTTTCTGCACGACACGAACGACCCGGCCCTGCATATCGACCCCGGCCGGCTGGCAGACGCCGTCAGCGGTCTGGAACAGCTCCCGCTGAACGCCGGGCTCACCCGTGAGCCGGGCGGCCAGATAGAACTCAGCTCCCGCCCCGCCGACTCCCTCGCGCAATGCGTCGAGGAGACCTCGGCCGACCTGGCCGCCGTCCGCGGCCATCTCAAGGCGCGGGGCCTCGTCGCCGCAGGCCACGGCCACGATCCCTACCGCACACCACGCCGCATCCTGGACCTCCCGCGCTATGTCGCGATGGAGGAGTACTTCGACCGGGCGGGCCCCGCCGGCCGTTCCATGATGTGCAGCACCGCCTCCGTGCAGGTCTGCGTGGACGCGGGCACCGACAGCCCCGGGCCGCACGGCATCCGGTCCCGCTGGCGGCTGGCCCATCTGCTGGGCCCCGTCCTGGTCGCCGCGTTCGCCAACTCACCGCTGCGCCAGGGCGTCCCCAGCGGCTGGCGGTCCACCCGTCAGGCCGTGTGGTCCCTGATGGACACCGCCCGCACCCTCGCCCCGCCGCTTGACCGCGAACCCCGCGCCGCCTGGGCCCGGTACGCCCTCGACGCCCCGGTGATGTGCATCCGGCAGCAGGACGGCCTGCCCTGGACCGCGCCCACCGAACTTACCTTCCGCGACTGGATCGGGAACGGCGGCCCGGACGGCTCCGCACCCACCCTCGACGATCTGCGCTACCACCTGACCACCCTGTTCCCGCCCGTCCGGCCGCAGGGCCACCTGGAACTGCGCATGATCGACGCGCAGTCCGGCGAGGACGGCTGGATCGTGCCGCTGGCCGTGGTCACCGCCCTGTTCGACGACCCCGTCGCCCACCAGGCGGCGCTCCAGGCCCTGCTGCCGCTGGGCGTGGGCGGCCCGCCCGCCCCGCGCAACCCGCTGTGGGTCCGCGCGGCCCGCCGGGGCCTGACCGACCCGGCCCTGCGCCGGGCGGCCGACGCCTGCTTCCGGGCCGCCCTCGAAGCGCTGCCGCGGATCGGCGCACCCGCGCACGTCCAGGCCACCGTCACCGAGTTCGCCGAGCGCTACATCGCGCGCGGCCGATGTCCCGCCGACGACCTGATCGACCAGGTCCGCTCCGCGTCCGGCCGCCCGCCGGCCCGGACCGGCACGCCGACCAAGGAGGACCGCGCGTGA
- a CDS encoding ricin-type beta-trefoil lectin domain protein — protein sequence MPWSRLKKTLVAAAIPIMSGGLLLGSSPAANAAANPGPGFPAHYAAPYVETWNSPSAMASAQAATGLKYFTLAFVIGGGGCNATFNGNTDIGDAGWTSAINSLRASGGDVIASFGGAAGTELGQACTSVSSLQAQYKRVVDTLNLTRIDLDIEGGALNDTAANDRRNQALAALQQQYAAAGRTLAVDYTLPVNPTGLESNSISLLNNAKSRGLNVSVVNIMTMDYGPSMDMGQAAINAATALHGQLGQIWNTKTSDQLWAMEGNTPMIGVNDSTNEVFSTANATSLETFAASHGIQELSFWALGRDKACASNGTLSDSCSGTSQSPYQFARTFNAITGNNGGGGTEPTGRITGIAGKCVDVAAASSANGTAVQLYDCNGTGAQNWTVAADGSLKALGKCMDATGQGTANGTKIQLWDCSGGGAQKWTRSGNTLVNPASGRCLDATGQSSANGTRLQLWDCAGSANQQWALPS from the coding sequence ATGCCCTGGTCACGCCTGAAGAAAACCCTGGTCGCCGCAGCGATCCCGATCATGTCCGGAGGTCTGCTGCTCGGCAGCAGCCCGGCCGCGAACGCCGCCGCCAACCCCGGACCCGGATTCCCCGCGCACTACGCGGCTCCTTACGTCGAGACCTGGAACTCGCCCTCGGCGATGGCCAGTGCGCAGGCCGCCACCGGCCTCAAGTACTTCACGCTCGCCTTCGTCATCGGCGGCGGCGGATGCAACGCGACGTTCAACGGCAACACCGACATAGGTGACGCCGGATGGACCAGCGCCATCAACAGCCTGCGCGCCTCCGGCGGCGATGTCATCGCCTCCTTCGGCGGCGCCGCCGGCACCGAACTCGGCCAGGCGTGTACGTCGGTCTCCTCGCTCCAGGCGCAGTACAAGAGGGTCGTCGACACCCTCAACCTGACCCGCATCGACCTGGACATCGAAGGCGGCGCGCTCAACGACACCGCCGCCAACGACCGCCGCAACCAGGCGCTCGCCGCCCTGCAGCAGCAGTACGCGGCGGCCGGCCGCACCCTCGCCGTCGACTACACCCTCCCGGTCAACCCGACCGGGCTGGAGTCCAACTCCATCAGCCTGCTGAACAACGCGAAGAGCCGCGGCCTCAACGTCAGCGTCGTCAACATCATGACGATGGACTACGGGCCCTCGATGGACATGGGCCAGGCCGCCATCAACGCCGCCACCGCCCTGCACGGCCAGCTCGGCCAGATCTGGAACACCAAGACCTCCGACCAGCTGTGGGCGATGGAGGGCAACACCCCCATGATCGGGGTGAACGACTCGACCAACGAGGTCTTCAGCACCGCCAACGCCACCTCGCTGGAGACCTTCGCCGCCAGCCACGGCATTCAGGAGCTGTCCTTCTGGGCACTGGGCCGCGACAAGGCCTGCGCCAGCAACGGCACCCTGTCCGACAGCTGCAGCGGCACCTCGCAGAGCCCGTACCAGTTCGCCCGCACCTTCAACGCGATCACCGGCAACAACGGTGGCGGCGGGACCGAGCCCACCGGGCGGATCACCGGCATCGCCGGCAAGTGCGTCGACGTGGCGGCCGCGAGTTCGGCCAACGGCACCGCCGTACAGCTCTACGACTGCAACGGCACCGGCGCCCAGAACTGGACCGTCGCCGCGGACGGCTCCCTGAAGGCGCTGGGCAAGTGCATGGACGCCACCGGCCAGGGCACCGCCAACGGGACGAAGATCCAGCTGTGGGACTGCTCCGGCGGTGGCGCCCAGAAGTGGACCCGCTCCGGCAACACGCTGGTGAACCCCGCCTCGGGCCGCTGCCTCGACGCCACCGGGCAGAGCTCGGCCAACGGCACGCGCCTCCAGCTGTGGGACTGCGCGGGGTCGGCCAATCAGCAGTGGGCGCTCCCCAGCTGA
- a CDS encoding RICIN domain-containing protein, with protein MTCWTLLAPAGKASAAALPTGLVTVANKNSGLCADARAASTANGTAVQQYTCNGTAAQQWQFQATSDGYVRVNSQGNAAQVWDVADVSTADGGLIHLWTYGGGNNQQWLPVEETGGSYHFVSRNSGKCLDVPSASTANSVQLQQWACNGSTAQSFQVTPATGTPPDNPPGTPDLGPNVSVFDPSMSASTIQSRLNTVFSQQETNQFGANRFALLFKPGTYNADVNVGFYTQVAGLGLSPDAVTINGGVHAEADWFQGNATQNFWRSAENLSVNPTSGTDRWAVSQAAPYRRMHVRGNLALDDGGWSSGGFMADSKVDGQVRSGSQQQWLSRNSQWGSWTGSNWNMVFVGDTNAPANTFPNPPYTTVNQTPVTREKPFLYIDAAGAYQVFVPALRSNSQGTTWANGTAAGSSLPISQFFIVKQGATSADINGALAQGKNLLFTPGVYHLNDTIRVTRPDTVVLGLGLATLVPDNGVTAMSVADVDGVKVAGLLIDAGSVNSATLMQVGPAGSSQSHSADPTSLHDVFFRIGGAGVGKATQSLVVNSSNVIGDHMWLWRADHGSGVGWTSNTAATGLVVNGNNVTMYGLFVEHYQQYQTIWNGNGGRTYFYQNELPYDPPNQAAWMNGGTRGYAAYKVADAVTSHEAWGFGSYCYFSSNPAVVEEHSFEVPNTSGVKFHNMVTVSLGGTGTINHVINSTGGPSNSGSNVANLVSYP; from the coding sequence ATGACCTGCTGGACGCTCCTGGCGCCGGCCGGCAAGGCGTCCGCGGCGGCGCTGCCCACCGGGCTCGTCACCGTCGCCAACAAGAACAGCGGCCTGTGCGCGGACGCCCGCGCCGCCTCGACGGCCAACGGCACCGCCGTGCAGCAGTACACCTGTAACGGTACCGCCGCGCAGCAGTGGCAGTTCCAGGCCACCAGTGACGGCTACGTCCGGGTCAACAGCCAGGGCAACGCAGCCCAGGTGTGGGACGTCGCCGACGTCTCCACCGCCGACGGCGGCCTGATCCACCTGTGGACCTACGGCGGCGGCAACAACCAGCAGTGGCTGCCGGTCGAGGAGACCGGCGGCTCGTACCACTTCGTCAGCCGCAACAGCGGCAAGTGCCTGGACGTGCCGAGCGCCTCGACCGCCAACAGCGTCCAGCTGCAGCAGTGGGCCTGCAACGGCAGCACGGCCCAGTCCTTCCAGGTGACCCCGGCGACCGGCACCCCGCCGGACAACCCGCCCGGCACCCCTGACCTGGGCCCCAACGTCTCCGTCTTCGACCCGTCGATGTCCGCGTCGACGATCCAGAGCCGGCTGAACACCGTCTTCAGCCAGCAGGAGACCAACCAGTTCGGCGCCAACCGCTTCGCGCTGCTGTTCAAGCCGGGCACCTACAACGCCGACGTCAACGTCGGCTTCTACACACAGGTGGCCGGTCTCGGCCTGTCGCCCGACGCGGTCACCATCAACGGCGGTGTGCACGCGGAAGCCGACTGGTTCCAGGGCAACGCCACCCAGAACTTCTGGCGCTCCGCCGAGAACCTCTCCGTCAACCCCACCTCGGGCACCGACCGGTGGGCCGTCTCGCAGGCCGCGCCGTACCGGCGCATGCATGTGCGCGGCAATCTCGCCCTGGACGACGGCGGCTGGTCCAGCGGCGGCTTCATGGCCGACTCCAAGGTCGACGGCCAGGTGCGCTCCGGTTCGCAGCAGCAGTGGCTGTCACGGAACAGCCAGTGGGGCAGCTGGACCGGATCCAACTGGAACATGGTCTTCGTCGGCGACACCAACGCGCCCGCCAACACCTTCCCCAACCCGCCCTACACCACGGTGAACCAGACCCCCGTCACACGTGAGAAGCCGTTCCTCTACATCGACGCGGCGGGTGCCTACCAGGTGTTCGTCCCCGCACTGCGGTCGAACTCGCAGGGCACCACCTGGGCCAACGGCACGGCCGCCGGCTCCTCGCTGCCCATCAGCCAGTTCTTCATCGTCAAGCAGGGCGCGACCTCGGCCGACATCAACGGGGCCCTCGCGCAGGGCAAGAACCTGCTGTTCACCCCGGGCGTCTACCACCTCAACGACACGATCAGGGTGACCCGTCCCGACACCGTCGTCCTCGGTCTGGGCCTCGCCACGCTGGTCCCGGACAACGGCGTGACCGCGATGTCGGTCGCGGACGTCGACGGAGTGAAGGTAGCCGGACTGCTGATCGACGCCGGTTCGGTGAACTCCGCGACGCTCATGCAGGTCGGCCCGGCCGGCTCGAGCCAGAGCCACTCGGCCGACCCGACCTCCCTGCACGACGTGTTCTTCCGCATCGGCGGCGCGGGCGTCGGGAAGGCCACCCAGAGCCTGGTGGTCAACAGCTCCAACGTCATCGGCGACCACATGTGGCTGTGGCGGGCCGACCACGGCAGCGGCGTCGGATGGACGTCCAACACGGCGGCCACCGGACTGGTCGTGAACGGCAACAACGTCACGATGTACGGGCTGTTCGTCGAGCACTACCAGCAGTACCAGACCATCTGGAACGGCAACGGCGGCCGCACGTACTTCTACCAGAACGAGCTTCCCTACGATCCGCCGAACCAGGCGGCCTGGATGAACGGCGGCACCCGAGGCTACGCCGCCTACAAGGTCGCGGACGCGGTCACCAGCCATGAGGCATGGGGCTTCGGCAGCTACTGCTACTTCAGCAGCAATCCCGCGGTCGTCGAGGAGCACTCCTTCGAAGTACCGAACACCTCGGGTGTGAAGTTCCACAACATGGTGACCGTCTCGCTGGGCGGCACCGGAACCATCAACCACGTCATCAACTCCACCGGCGGCCCGTCCAACTCGGGCAGCAACGTCGCCAACCTCGTCAGCTACCCGTAG
- a CDS encoding DUF4235 domain-containing protein, translated as MPKAAKVVYKPIGLIVGMAGGAVAGLIFRKVWDRVGPGDAPEPLESDHTWGEVLAAAALEGLIFSVVRAAVQRGGAVGWRRVTGTWPGD; from the coding sequence GTGCCCAAGGCAGCGAAAGTCGTGTACAAACCGATCGGTCTCATCGTCGGGATGGCGGGCGGCGCGGTGGCCGGCCTGATCTTCCGGAAGGTGTGGGACCGGGTCGGGCCCGGCGACGCGCCGGAACCGCTCGAGAGCGACCACACCTGGGGTGAGGTGCTCGCCGCCGCGGCCCTCGAGGGCCTGATCTTCTCGGTGGTCCGCGCGGCAGTACAGCGCGGCGGCGCCGTCGGCTGGCGCCGCGTCACCGGTACCTGGCCAGGTGACTAG
- a CDS encoding aminotransferase class I/II-fold pyridoxal phosphate-dependent enzyme, protein MDGGHGLDRTGTRSVKWLTAGVEQDAGRIPLGVADMDLPGFPALYTALRDRLDHYALGYTRADPAARELVARWYARRHAAAIDPDWVVLLPFGPRTAVRVLLDAAAAGPAPRGPVLTPAPEYGGFAAVAGAAGRTVREIPLDRTGGGYRLAVDEFADACRREPGAVVALSSPHNPTGRVWDAAELHALAAAAAGCGGLLISDEVHCEIVHPGHRHSTAVHAAGEFARHTVVVHSVGKAFNVSGLADAFLLVPDAGLRQRVVATLEGFGFFEGGRLLGALAQQVALEHGEPWLRSLTAGLTDRRDLIVTRLADAVPGAVECVPEASFLLWLRGAAFAGARPEGVAPDAGIREVLLAACGVELTDGAAFGAAGEGYARLNFALPAPALAEAADRIARFAEKRPGMRSGGR, encoded by the coding sequence ATGGACGGCGGACACGGGCTGGACCGGACGGGGACCCGGAGCGTGAAGTGGCTGACCGCGGGCGTGGAGCAGGACGCCGGGCGGATCCCGCTGGGCGTGGCCGACATGGACCTGCCGGGATTCCCGGCCCTCTACACGGCGCTCCGGGACCGGCTGGACCATTACGCACTGGGGTACACCCGGGCCGATCCCGCCGCCCGGGAGCTGGTCGCGCGCTGGTACGCCCGCCGCCACGCGGCCGCGATCGACCCCGACTGGGTGGTGCTGCTGCCGTTCGGTCCCCGCACCGCGGTACGCGTGCTGCTCGACGCGGCCGCGGCCGGCCCGGCGCCGCGCGGCCCGGTGCTGACGCCGGCGCCCGAGTACGGCGGCTTCGCGGCCGTCGCCGGCGCCGCCGGCCGGACCGTACGGGAGATCCCGCTCGACCGGACGGGCGGCGGATACCGGCTGGCCGTGGACGAGTTCGCCGACGCCTGCCGCCGGGAACCGGGCGCCGTGGTGGCGCTGAGCAGCCCGCACAACCCCACCGGCCGGGTGTGGGACGCCGCGGAACTGCACGCGCTCGCCGCGGCGGCCGCCGGCTGCGGCGGGCTGCTGATCAGCGACGAGGTGCACTGCGAGATCGTGCACCCCGGGCACCGGCACAGCACCGCCGTACACGCCGCCGGGGAGTTCGCGCGGCACACCGTCGTCGTCCACTCGGTGGGCAAGGCCTTCAACGTCAGCGGCCTGGCGGACGCGTTCCTCCTCGTACCCGACGCCGGCCTGCGGCAGCGCGTCGTCGCCACGCTGGAGGGATTCGGCTTCTTCGAGGGCGGACGGCTGCTCGGGGCACTCGCCCAGCAGGTCGCGCTGGAACACGGCGAGCCGTGGCTGCGTTCACTGACTGCCGGGCTGACGGACCGGCGGGACCTGATCGTCACCCGGTTGGCGGACGCGGTTCCCGGAGCGGTCGAGTGCGTGCCGGAGGCGTCCTTCCTGTTGTGGCTGCGCGGAGCGGCCTTCGCCGGCGCGCGGCCGGAGGGTGTCGCACCGGACGCCGGGATCCGGGAGGTGCTGCTGGCCGCGTGCGGTGTGGAGTTGACGGACGGCGCCGCGTTCGGGGCGGCGGGGGAGGGATACGCACGGCTGAACTTCGCGCTGCCGGCGCCGGCGCTCGCCGAGGCCGCCGACCGGATCGCCCGTTTCGCCGAAAAGCGGCCGGGAATGCGGTCGGGGGGCAGGTGA
- the egtB gene encoding ergothioneine biosynthesis protein EgtB, with translation MNDSTAPGRAPGQNDDALRARIAAALTTARARTRTLTECVEDPDLTAQHSPLMSPLVWDLAHIGNQEELWLLRTVGGHEPIFPSEINSLYDAFEHPRAERPRLPLLPPGEARGYNHEVRGRVMDLIEKTPLHGSGLLDAGFAFGMVAQHEQQHDETMLITHQLRTGPAVLTAPSPPAAPADAAILPREVLVPAGPFTMGTSTEPWALDNERPAHSVQVDAFHIDTTPVTNGAYLEFIADGGYDDPRWWTGPGWEHRQRAGLFAPLYWSREGGQWLRRHFGVTEPVPADEPVLHVSWYEADAYARWAGRRLPTEAEWEKAARHDPATGRSRRYPWGDEDPGPEHANLGQRHLRPAPAGSYPAGASPLGVRQLIGDVWEWTGSDFLAYPGFAAWPYPEYSEVFYGGDYKVLRGGAFAVDQVACRGTFRNWDHPVRRQIFSGFRTARSQDGR, from the coding sequence GTGAACGACAGCACCGCCCCCGGGCGGGCCCCCGGGCAAAACGATGACGCGCTGCGCGCCCGCATCGCGGCGGCCCTGACCACCGCGCGCGCCCGCACCCGGACCCTGACCGAATGCGTCGAGGACCCGGACCTCACCGCCCAGCACTCACCGCTGATGTCACCCCTGGTCTGGGACCTCGCACACATCGGGAACCAGGAGGAGCTGTGGCTGCTGCGCACCGTCGGCGGCCACGAGCCGATCTTCCCCAGTGAGATCAACTCGCTCTACGACGCGTTCGAGCACCCCCGCGCGGAGCGGCCCCGGCTGCCCCTGCTGCCGCCCGGTGAGGCCCGCGGATACAACCACGAGGTCCGCGGCCGGGTCATGGACCTCATCGAGAAGACCCCGCTGCACGGCAGCGGCCTCCTCGACGCGGGATTCGCCTTCGGCATGGTCGCGCAGCACGAACAGCAGCACGACGAGACCATGCTGATCACCCATCAGCTGCGGACCGGCCCCGCCGTCCTCACCGCACCGTCGCCGCCCGCCGCACCCGCCGACGCCGCGATACTGCCGCGCGAGGTCCTGGTACCCGCCGGACCGTTCACCATGGGCACCTCCACGGAACCCTGGGCGCTGGACAACGAACGCCCCGCCCACAGCGTCCAGGTCGATGCCTTCCACATCGACACCACACCGGTCACCAACGGCGCCTACCTGGAGTTCATCGCGGACGGCGGCTACGACGACCCGCGCTGGTGGACAGGACCCGGCTGGGAGCACCGGCAGCGGGCCGGCCTGTTCGCCCCGCTGTACTGGAGCCGCGAAGGCGGCCAGTGGCTGCGCCGGCACTTCGGCGTCACGGAACCGGTGCCCGCGGACGAGCCCGTCCTGCACGTGTCCTGGTACGAGGCCGACGCCTACGCCCGCTGGGCCGGACGCCGGCTGCCCACCGAGGCCGAGTGGGAGAAGGCCGCCCGCCACGACCCGGCCACCGGCCGCTCCCGGCGCTACCCGTGGGGGGACGAGGACCCGGGTCCGGAACACGCCAACCTCGGCCAGCGGCACCTGCGGCCCGCGCCCGCCGGCAGCTACCCCGCCGGAGCCTCCCCGCTCGGGGTGCGCCAGCTCATCGGCGACGTCTGGGAGTGGACCGGCAGCGACTTCCTGGCCTATCCCGGATTCGCCGCGTGGCCTTACCCGGAGTACAGCGAGGTCTTCTACGGCGGCGACTACAAGGTGCTGCGCGGCGGAGCGTTCGCCGTCGACCAGGTCGCCTGCCGCGGCACCTTCCGCAACTGGGACCACCCCGTACGCCGGCAGATCTTCTCCGGCTTCCGCACCGCCCGCTCCCAGGACGGCCGCTGA
- a CDS encoding NAD(P)/FAD-dependent oxidoreductase, whose translation MSPSPQSSGTTTYDVIVIGAGPVGENLADRTRAAGLTTVVVESELIGGECSYWACMPSKALLRPVAALAGARAVAGSREAVSGGLDAAAVLARRDDFASHWKDDGQAAWLESVDVDLVRGEGRLDGPRQVVVRTPEGTERTLTARHAVAVCTGSRAVLPELPGLDEAHPWTSREATSSPAVPGRLVVVGGGVVGVEMATAWRALGSEVTLLVRGAQLLPRMEPFAGESVATSLTEAGAIVRTGVDVAAVRRESPSAPVTVILEGGEEIEADEVLFATGRAPRTDGLGLETVGLTDGSWLEVDDSCRVTAVDGGWLYAVGDVNHRALLTHQGKYQARIAGAAIGDLAAGRPLDTSPWGPHAATADVAAVPQVVFTEPEIASVGLTAQEAERAGRRIRVVDHDLGRVAGASLYADGYRGQARIVIDLDRGHLIGATFTGPGVSELLQSATMAVAGEIPVDRLWHAVPAYPTISEVWLRLLETYRQ comes from the coding sequence ATGAGCCCCTCACCCCAGTCATCCGGGACCACGACGTACGACGTCATCGTGATCGGCGCGGGCCCGGTGGGAGAGAACCTCGCGGACCGCACCCGCGCCGCGGGCCTCACCACCGTCGTCGTGGAGAGCGAACTCATCGGCGGCGAATGCTCCTACTGGGCCTGCATGCCCAGCAAGGCGCTGCTGCGCCCGGTGGCCGCGCTGGCGGGCGCCCGCGCCGTCGCCGGTTCCCGCGAAGCGGTGAGCGGCGGTCTCGACGCCGCCGCGGTGCTGGCCCGGCGCGACGATTTCGCCTCGCACTGGAAGGACGACGGACAGGCCGCCTGGCTGGAATCCGTCGATGTCGACCTGGTACGCGGCGAAGGGCGGCTCGACGGGCCGCGCCAGGTCGTCGTCCGCACACCCGAGGGCACGGAACGGACGCTGACCGCCCGGCACGCCGTCGCGGTCTGCACCGGCAGCCGCGCCGTCCTGCCGGAACTGCCCGGCCTCGACGAGGCGCACCCGTGGACGAGCCGGGAGGCCACGTCCTCGCCGGCCGTGCCCGGCCGGCTGGTCGTGGTGGGCGGCGGCGTGGTCGGCGTCGAGATGGCGACGGCCTGGCGGGCGCTGGGCTCCGAGGTCACCCTCCTGGTGCGCGGCGCCCAACTGCTGCCCAGGATGGAACCGTTCGCGGGCGAGTCCGTCGCGACGTCACTGACCGAGGCGGGCGCCATCGTACGCACCGGGGTCGACGTGGCGGCCGTCCGCCGGGAGTCGCCGTCCGCACCGGTGACCGTGATCCTGGAGGGCGGGGAGGAGATCGAGGCGGACGAGGTCCTCTTCGCCACCGGCCGCGCCCCGCGGACCGACGGCCTCGGCCTGGAGACCGTCGGGCTCACCGATGGATCATGGCTGGAAGTCGACGACTCCTGCCGGGTCACCGCCGTCGACGGCGGCTGGCTGTACGCGGTCGGCGACGTCAACCACCGCGCCCTGCTGACCCATCAGGGCAAGTACCAGGCCCGGATCGCGGGCGCCGCCATCGGCGACCTCGCGGCCGGCCGGCCGCTGGACACCTCGCCGTGGGGTCCGCACGCCGCGACCGCCGATGTGGCGGCGGTGCCGCAGGTGGTGTTCACCGAACCCGAGATCGCCTCCGTCGGCCTGACCGCCCAGGAGGCCGAACGCGCCGGACGCCGGATCCGCGTCGTCGACCACGACCTCGGCCGGGTCGCCGGCGCGTCCCTCTACGCGGACGGCTACCGCGGCCAGGCCCGCATCGTCATCGACCTGGACCGCGGCCACCTCATCGGCGCCACCTTCACCGGCCCCGGCGTCAGCGAACTGCTGCAGTCCGCCACCATGGCCGTCGCGGGCGAGATCCCCGTCGACCGCCTCTGGCACGCCGTCCCCGCCTACCCGACGATCAGCGAAGTCTGGCTGCGGCTGCTGGAGACCTACCGGCAGTAG